One Luteolibacter flavescens genomic region harbors:
- a CDS encoding glycosyl hydrolase family 18 protein: MKALLLTALAVSLIGSAHARPKVVAYVPNWINLEEFAKTIDYSKVTHLKIAFENPTDDSGELSFNRRNKALLEMAKAAKVKVLVSIGGGSASSDAVLKDRYFKLLADDRRADFVKKIAAYLEKHGFDGLDVDIEGPSINEDYGDFIADLAAALKPKGKLLTAALSKGYGGDRVPDAALGHFDFLNIMAYDAKGSWNPDAPGQHSSLEFAKEAANYWLKRGLPKDKAILGVPFYGYGFGKDFRNGGFGYDDILARHPEAHEQDEVGETIWHNGQPTIRAKAKHVLAEGLGGVMIWSLDNDVKGDKSLLDALHSELVPAPKK, translated from the coding sequence ATGAAAGCCCTCCTTCTCACGGCGCTCGCCGTCTCCCTCATCGGCTCCGCTCACGCCCGCCCGAAGGTGGTCGCCTACGTGCCGAACTGGATCAATCTGGAGGAATTCGCGAAGACCATCGACTACTCCAAGGTCACGCACCTCAAGATTGCCTTCGAGAACCCTACCGACGACAGCGGAGAGCTGTCCTTCAACCGTCGGAACAAGGCGCTGCTGGAAATGGCGAAGGCGGCGAAGGTCAAGGTGCTGGTCTCCATCGGCGGTGGATCCGCCTCTAGCGATGCGGTGCTGAAGGACCGCTACTTCAAGCTGCTGGCGGATGACCGGCGCGCGGACTTCGTGAAGAAGATCGCTGCTTATCTGGAGAAGCACGGCTTCGACGGGCTGGACGTGGACATCGAGGGCCCGTCGATCAACGAGGACTATGGGGACTTCATCGCTGACCTCGCCGCCGCTTTGAAGCCGAAGGGCAAGCTCCTCACCGCTGCGCTGTCGAAGGGCTACGGTGGCGACCGCGTGCCGGATGCGGCGCTGGGCCACTTCGATTTCCTGAACATCATGGCCTACGACGCGAAGGGCTCATGGAATCCCGATGCTCCGGGCCAGCATTCATCGCTGGAGTTCGCGAAGGAGGCCGCGAATTACTGGCTGAAGCGGGGTCTGCCGAAGGACAAGGCGATCCTCGGCGTGCCCTTCTACGGCTATGGTTTCGGAAAGGATTTCCGGAATGGCGGCTTCGGCTACGACGATATCCTCGCCCGCCACCCGGAGGCCCACGAGCAGGACGAGGTGGGCGAAACGATCTGGCACAATGGCCAGCCGACGATCCGTGCGAAGGCGAAGCACGTGCTGGCCGAGGGCCTCGGCGGCGTGATGATCTGGTCGCTGGACAACGACGTGAAGGGGGATAAGTCACTGCTGGACGCCCTCCACTCGGAGCTGGTGCCCGCGCCGAAGAAGTGA
- a CDS encoding inorganic phosphate transporter, translating into MTLIIVVILVALAFEFINGFHDTANSIATVVSTKVLTPRQAIMLAAVTNLIGALVGHAVAKTVSSGLVDSQFVTSQTIICALFGGIVWNLLTWWFGLPSSSTHAMVGGLCGATLANAQNNWDAIIWSQEKLKDGKVVMEGVLHKVIWPMLGSPVVGLVGGFIVMTLLYALLRNARPMWVNRFFGRAQIFSASYMGFAHGLADAQKTMGIITLALVTATTAGSFEDLPKAFNFLKMEKTPEAEVLLLEVIDGKHSLETAARLETEGFKMRSGEFREAFLALAAEVHDAHGDPEGAARSRDDVRKDYDANVAAEGERFLPKIPILGSMVAVKYTDWIKTLNDVRAKAETDGKVPLAEMASKVRELAPDVPPWIKVVCALVMAAGTSAGGWRIIKTMGHKMVKLQPVHGFAAETTAATLLAVTGKFGMTVSTTHSITTAIMGVGATKRFSAIDMKIVKKILGAWVLTLPAAGGVAYVSMWLWLKVAG; encoded by the coding sequence ATGACGCTCATCATCGTCGTCATCCTCGTCGCGCTGGCCTTCGAGTTCATCAATGGCTTCCACGACACGGCGAACTCCATCGCCACGGTCGTCTCGACGAAAGTCCTCACCCCGCGGCAGGCGATCATGCTCGCCGCGGTCACAAACCTGATCGGTGCGCTGGTCGGCCACGCCGTGGCGAAGACGGTGTCCTCCGGGCTGGTCGATTCCCAGTTCGTCACGTCGCAGACCATCATTTGCGCCCTTTTCGGCGGCATCGTGTGGAACCTGCTGACCTGGTGGTTCGGCCTCCCCTCGTCCTCGACACACGCGATGGTCGGGGGCCTCTGCGGTGCGACCCTGGCAAATGCCCAGAACAACTGGGACGCCATCATCTGGTCGCAGGAGAAGCTGAAGGACGGCAAGGTGGTGATGGAAGGCGTGCTCCACAAGGTGATCTGGCCGATGCTGGGCTCGCCGGTCGTCGGCCTGGTGGGCGGCTTCATCGTGATGACGCTGCTTTACGCGCTGCTGCGGAATGCCCGCCCGATGTGGGTGAACCGCTTCTTCGGCCGCGCCCAGATTTTCAGTGCCAGCTACATGGGCTTTGCCCACGGCCTGGCCGATGCCCAGAAGACCATGGGCATCATCACCCTCGCTCTGGTCACTGCCACCACCGCGGGCTCCTTCGAAGATCTCCCGAAGGCCTTCAATTTCCTGAAAATGGAGAAGACTCCGGAAGCCGAGGTCCTGTTGCTGGAGGTGATCGACGGCAAGCACTCGCTGGAAACCGCAGCCCGCCTGGAAACGGAGGGCTTCAAGATGCGCTCGGGTGAATTCCGCGAGGCTTTCCTAGCGCTCGCCGCCGAGGTCCACGATGCGCATGGCGACCCCGAAGGTGCCGCCCGCTCGCGTGATGACGTGCGCAAGGACTACGACGCGAATGTCGCCGCCGAGGGCGAGCGTTTCCTTCCGAAGATCCCCATCCTCGGTTCCATGGTCGCGGTGAAATACACCGACTGGATCAAGACCCTGAACGACGTGCGGGCGAAGGCCGAGACGGACGGCAAGGTGCCTCTTGCGGAAATGGCTTCCAAGGTCCGCGAACTCGCTCCGGACGTCCCGCCGTGGATCAAGGTCGTCTGCGCCCTCGTGATGGCCGCGGGCACCTCCGCCGGCGGCTGGCGCATCATCAAGACGATGGGCCACAAGATGGTGAAGCTGCAGCCCGTCCACGGCTTCGCGGCGGAAACCACCGCCGCCACCTTGCTCGCCGTCACCGGGAAATTCGGCATGACGGTGTCCACCACCCACTCGATCACCACGGCGATCATGGGCGTGGGCGCGACGAAGCGCTTCAGCGCGATCGACATGAAGATCGTGAAAAAGATCCTCGGTGCCTGGGTGCTGACGCTCCCCGCCGCCGGTGGCGTGGCGTATGTCAGCATGTGGCTGTGGCTGAAGGTGGCGGGCTGA
- a CDS encoding DUF47 domain-containing protein — MISIQRLFGKEDRFFDLLVASAEEARQSIVGLTHILRHEKAPSLGEFAEVRKKDKAITQEISDLLVKSFVTALEREDIEALSTALYKIPKTIEKFVERYLISQDRVATTDFNRHAAMLDEATGLVVQMIQALRKGMDIVKMKELNDRMQKIEGDADKLMIECLKDLYSGKYDALLVVIVSNLYDLLEKVFDRCRDVGNVAKQIVYKNS, encoded by the coding sequence ATGATCTCGATCCAACGCCTGTTTGGCAAAGAGGACCGCTTCTTCGACCTGCTGGTCGCCAGTGCGGAAGAAGCACGCCAGAGCATCGTGGGCCTGACCCACATTCTGCGCCACGAGAAAGCCCCGTCGCTCGGTGAATTCGCCGAAGTCCGGAAGAAGGACAAGGCCATCACCCAGGAAATCAGCGACTTGCTGGTGAAGAGCTTCGTCACCGCGCTGGAGCGCGAGGACATCGAGGCCCTGTCCACCGCGCTCTACAAGATCCCGAAGACCATCGAGAAATTCGTCGAGCGCTACCTCATCTCCCAGGACCGGGTGGCCACCACGGACTTCAACCGCCATGCCGCCATGCTCGATGAGGCGACCGGCCTGGTGGTCCAGATGATCCAGGCCCTCCGCAAGGGCATGGATATCGTGAAGATGAAGGAACTCAACGACCGCATGCAAAAGATCGAGGGCGATGCGGACAAGCTGATGATCGAGTGCCTGAAGGACCTCTACAGCGGCAAATACGACGCCCTGCTCGTGGTGATCGTGTCGAATCTCTACGACCTGCTCGAGAAGGTCTTCGACCGCTGCCGCGACGTCGGCAACGTGGCGAAACAGATCGTCTACAAGAACTCCTGA
- a CDS encoding ClpP family protease: MKTTTRSALVLLGLATAAFAQDPAAKATAATAPISIAEKPADKPESAEKKEEKKDPVKEEQEKLTAENNLAAAKLTAETNAMRSEITRLKMEKDLLAERLSLAAMKRQVAQEEAMTKIEAEKAQIVRDNELAKARAEYLTNELKATQSQSGIEISKLQNQIASMEMETKRKAYADSKPVYLENPLRDDGTLVISDRRIALNGPITMATADHITDRIDFYNNSDKKMPIFIVIDQSPGGSVMAGYRILKAMESSDAPVHVVVKSFAASMAAGITTLAKESYCYPNAIILHHQISSTLFGQMNLTEQGEVVKESQRWWTRLASPVAAKMGVSTDEFIKRMYEHSSSGDWSEFGEDAQKLKWVNHIVSGIEETSFTKNPDLKSGAPAAPQPVAEMKEEVDANGRPFSYLPRLTPKDVYFMYNPDQYYRVR; encoded by the coding sequence ATGAAAACTACCACCCGTTCCGCACTCGTCCTGCTCGGTCTGGCCACCGCAGCCTTTGCCCAGGATCCCGCCGCCAAAGCGACCGCCGCCACCGCGCCGATCTCGATCGCCGAGAAGCCCGCTGACAAGCCGGAGTCCGCCGAGAAGAAAGAAGAGAAGAAGGACCCGGTGAAGGAAGAGCAGGAGAAGCTTACCGCCGAGAACAACCTCGCCGCCGCCAAGCTCACCGCCGAGACCAATGCGATGCGGTCCGAGATCACGCGCCTGAAGATGGAGAAGGATCTCCTCGCCGAGCGCCTGAGCCTCGCCGCGATGAAGCGCCAGGTGGCCCAGGAAGAGGCCATGACCAAGATCGAGGCCGAGAAGGCCCAGATCGTCCGCGACAACGAGCTCGCCAAGGCCCGCGCCGAATACCTCACCAACGAGCTGAAGGCTACCCAGAGCCAGTCCGGCATCGAGATCAGCAAGCTCCAGAACCAGATCGCCTCCATGGAGATGGAGACCAAGCGGAAGGCGTATGCCGACTCCAAGCCGGTCTATCTCGAAAACCCGCTCCGTGACGACGGCACGCTGGTCATTTCCGACCGCCGCATCGCCCTGAACGGTCCGATCACGATGGCCACCGCGGATCACATCACCGACCGCATCGATTTCTACAACAACTCCGACAAGAAGATGCCGATCTTCATCGTCATCGACCAGTCGCCCGGCGGCTCCGTGATGGCGGGCTATCGCATCCTGAAGGCCATGGAGTCCAGCGACGCCCCCGTGCACGTGGTGGTGAAGTCCTTCGCCGCCTCGATGGCCGCCGGCATCACCACGCTGGCCAAGGAGAGCTACTGCTACCCGAATGCCATCATCCTGCACCACCAGATCAGCTCCACGCTCTTCGGCCAGATGAACCTGACCGAGCAGGGCGAAGTCGTGAAGGAAAGCCAGCGCTGGTGGACCCGCCTCGCCTCGCCCGTCGCGGCGAAGATGGGCGTGAGCACCGACGAATTCATCAAGCGCATGTATGAGCACTCGAGCAGCGGCGACTGGAGCGAATTCGGCGAAGACGCCCAGAAACTGAAGTGGGTGAACCACATCGTCAGCGGCATCGAGGAGACTTCCTTCACGAAGAATCCGGATCTCAAGTCCGGTGCCCCGGCCGCTCCGCAGCCCGTCGCCGAGATGAAGGAAGAAGTGGATGCCAATGGCCGCCCCTTCTCCTACCTCCCGCGCCTGACCCCGAAGGATGTGTACTTCATGTACAATCCGGACCAATACTACCGCGTCCGCTGA
- a CDS encoding putative sensor domain DACNV-containing protein — protein sequence MSEMVATAPSPIDLAGMVAQLYRLLNDRPDCPSQEEIRRACDILFSSSLLKEEGRPVRARVILAPPDAFPLSDGPPDGVHAIRFTTPHAFSSNEIKRLSPAASFFHSAVAVWPDRDRGLRIWGILNTGPRWMNLVAGGRKPASHSILHPIIHVRDPGWLLFYHDYQLIGEWRGREFYGPRLDVFQSRLLRERFAHLRLHLVQELGDKCLPQTLSQEDYSELCHLVSLQFVKRVINLVRTSGHGGTVVFLPSTGVDGDPFRWIDCKYTSESDEAGRRFPHLMKKIIRRVGQLCPEGSTIEDAWQVFRTSKDAELDRLEEAFFELARFFSDLMLVDGAMVLDQGVRVLGFGGEIQVSHNVFRVFQAHDLDGTVLTDWNVQSDGTRHRAVYRLCSVEPGVIGFVISQDSQVRMIANVEDSVMFWMHSMV from the coding sequence ATGTCCGAGATGGTCGCCACCGCTCCTTCACCGATCGACCTCGCCGGGATGGTCGCCCAGCTCTACCGGCTGCTGAATGACCGCCCGGACTGCCCGTCTCAGGAGGAGATCCGCCGCGCCTGCGACATCCTTTTCTCGTCGAGCCTGCTGAAGGAGGAAGGCCGGCCGGTCCGTGCCCGCGTCATCCTCGCGCCGCCGGATGCCTTTCCCCTCTCGGATGGACCGCCGGATGGCGTGCATGCGATCCGCTTCACCACGCCGCACGCGTTTTCGTCGAATGAGATCAAGCGTCTCAGCCCCGCCGCCAGCTTCTTCCACTCCGCCGTGGCGGTGTGGCCGGACCGCGACCGTGGCCTGCGCATCTGGGGCATCCTGAATACCGGCCCGCGCTGGATGAATCTCGTCGCCGGCGGCCGCAAGCCCGCCAGCCACTCGATCCTCCACCCCATCATCCACGTCCGCGACCCGGGATGGCTGCTGTTTTACCACGACTACCAGCTCATCGGGGAATGGCGCGGGCGGGAGTTCTATGGCCCGCGGCTGGATGTCTTCCAGTCGCGCCTGCTGCGCGAGCGCTTCGCCCACCTGCGGCTGCACCTCGTTCAGGAACTCGGCGACAAGTGCCTGCCGCAGACCCTGAGCCAGGAGGACTACTCGGAGCTCTGTCACCTCGTCTCGCTGCAATTCGTGAAGCGGGTGATCAATCTCGTCCGCACCAGCGGCCATGGCGGCACCGTCGTCTTCCTGCCCTCGACCGGCGTGGACGGTGATCCCTTCCGCTGGATCGACTGCAAATACACCTCGGAGTCGGATGAGGCCGGCCGCCGCTTCCCGCACCTGATGAAAAAGATCATCCGGCGGGTGGGGCAGCTTTGCCCGGAAGGCTCGACAATCGAGGATGCGTGGCAGGTCTTCCGCACCAGCAAGGACGCGGAGCTCGACCGGCTTGAGGAAGCTTTCTTCGAACTGGCCCGCTTCTTCTCCGACCTCATGCTGGTGGATGGCGCGATGGTGCTCGACCAGGGCGTGCGCGTCCTCGGCTTCGGCGGCGAGATCCAGGTCTCGCACAACGTCTTCCGCGTCTTCCAGGCGCACGACCTCGACGGCACCGTGCTCACCGACTGGAATGTCCAATCCGACGGCACCCGGCACCGCGCGGTCTATCGCCTCTGCTCCGTGGAGCCCGGCGTTATCGGCTTCGTCATCTCACAGGACAGCCAAGTCCGCATGATCGCGAACGTGGAGGACTCCGTGATGTTCTGGATGCACTCGATGGTGTGA
- the pstB gene encoding phosphate ABC transporter ATP-binding protein PstB gives MPASAEKTEAGVPAIQVQGVDFYYGDKHVLKDVTLDVPNNEVVAFIGPSGCGKTTLLRCFNRMNDLVPGARVTKGQIIIEGANIADRSIDPVQLRRHVGMVFQKYNPFPRSIYDNVAYGPRTLGEKKKSALDEVVEKSLRRAALWDEVKDRLDDIATGLSGGQQQRLCIARTMAVDPEIILMDEPCSALDPIATGHVEDLILGLKEHYTIVIVTHNMQQATRVSDRTAFFYLGEMVEYDSTRKIFENPANKRTLDYISGRFG, from the coding sequence ATGCCTGCTTCCGCCGAGAAAACCGAGGCCGGAGTGCCTGCAATCCAGGTCCAAGGCGTGGACTTTTACTACGGCGACAAGCACGTCCTCAAGGACGTGACCCTCGACGTGCCGAACAACGAGGTGGTCGCCTTCATCGGCCCCTCGGGCTGCGGCAAGACGACGCTGCTGCGCTGCTTCAACCGGATGAACGACCTCGTCCCGGGTGCCCGGGTGACGAAAGGGCAGATCATCATCGAGGGCGCGAACATCGCCGACCGCTCGATCGATCCCGTGCAGCTCCGCCGACACGTCGGGATGGTTTTCCAGAAGTACAACCCCTTTCCCCGCAGCATCTACGACAACGTCGCCTACGGTCCGCGAACCCTCGGCGAGAAAAAGAAGTCCGCGCTGGATGAGGTGGTCGAGAAGTCCCTGCGCCGCGCCGCGCTATGGGACGAGGTGAAGGATCGCCTCGACGACATCGCCACTGGCCTCTCCGGCGGCCAGCAGCAGCGCCTCTGCATCGCCCGCACGATGGCCGTGGACCCTGAAATCATCCTGATGGACGAGCCCTGCTCGGCACTGGACCCCATCGCCACCGGCCACGTGGAGGACCTCATCCTCGGCCTGAAGGAGCACTACACCATCGTCATCGTCACCCACAACATGCAGCAGGCGACGCGCGTCTCGGACCGCACCGCCTTCTTCTACCTCGGCGAAATGGTGGAATATGACTCCACCCGGAAAATTTTCGAAAATCCCGCGAACAAGCGCACCTTGGACTACATCAGCGGCCGCTTCGGCTAA
- a CDS encoding endonuclease/exonuclease/phosphatase family protein: MKWLLCCGLFATISTCEREAPKAVAVSEDGALSLTLATFNIRYENPSEQDWRAWSKRVGRLVRSLRTMNPDVFGVQECLHGQAADLRASLPDYDFHGVGREDGKRGGEYAAIFFRRDRFEKTHGGTFWLSDQPETPGSMNWGNTYPRTVAWVRLVDRSTGRGFCVFNTHWDHRNQPSRERAAPLIAQRIDSRPHPDEPVVLLGDFNATEGNPAVQYFTGKSVTLAGSRKPAWDTSLIDTYQTLHAGVKNRRTLHFWQGHRDGLAKVDHIFVSRGAKVEASGIRVEQAREEEPSDHFPVWARVRWP; the protein is encoded by the coding sequence ATGAAGTGGCTCCTCTGCTGCGGCCTGTTTGCCACCATCTCCACCTGCGAACGCGAAGCGCCGAAGGCCGTCGCGGTCTCGGAAGACGGAGCGCTGTCGCTGACGCTGGCCACCTTCAACATCCGCTACGAAAACCCGAGCGAGCAGGACTGGCGTGCGTGGTCGAAGCGGGTGGGCCGCCTCGTGCGGTCCCTGCGGACCATGAATCCCGACGTCTTCGGCGTGCAGGAGTGCCTCCATGGCCAGGCCGCTGATCTGCGGGCCTCGCTGCCGGACTATGATTTCCACGGCGTGGGCCGCGAGGATGGCAAGCGGGGTGGCGAGTATGCCGCGATCTTTTTCCGCCGGGATCGCTTTGAGAAGACCCACGGCGGGACTTTCTGGCTCTCGGATCAGCCGGAAACGCCGGGATCGATGAATTGGGGAAACACCTACCCGCGCACCGTCGCGTGGGTCCGTCTCGTGGACCGCAGCACCGGGCGCGGCTTCTGCGTCTTCAATACCCACTGGGACCACCGGAACCAGCCCTCGCGCGAACGGGCGGCACCACTGATCGCCCAGCGGATCGACTCACGCCCCCATCCGGATGAACCCGTGGTGCTGCTGGGCGACTTCAATGCGACCGAGGGAAATCCGGCGGTGCAGTACTTCACCGGCAAATCCGTGACCCTCGCTGGCTCCAGGAAGCCGGCGTGGGACACATCGTTGATCGACACCTACCAGACACTGCACGCGGGCGTGAAAAACCGGCGCACGCTGCACTTCTGGCAAGGCCACCGAGACGGCTTGGCAAAGGTGGATCACATCTTCGTCAGCCGCGGCGCGAAGGTGGAGGCCTCGGGCATCCGAGTGGAGCAAGCGAGGGAAGAAGAGCCGTCCGACCACTTCCCGGTCTGGGCCAGGGTTAGATGGCCATGA
- the phoU gene encoding phosphate signaling complex protein PhoU translates to MHSDTPHILREFDQAFASLRNEVISMAGQARLNLERAMQGLLERDLEKCKAVVADDDEVDEAEKRIDRIGMETLMRFHPVAGDLRLVITSMKVASNLERISDHAVNIAKRARKMVSRPACAEVPFIEPLYAMAEQILRDALSAYSDRNAELGESLKARDKELDKLHKRLIATFSARLEEGGTGTEDFLHLIFVARSLERIGDLAVNIGEDAVYLDSARDIRHDKNRTAAADRQPE, encoded by the coding sequence ATGCACTCGGACACTCCACACATTCTCCGTGAATTCGACCAAGCGTTCGCATCGCTGCGCAACGAGGTCATCTCGATGGCCGGCCAGGCCCGCCTCAATCTGGAACGCGCCATGCAGGGCCTGCTGGAGCGGGACCTGGAAAAGTGCAAGGCCGTGGTGGCCGACGACGACGAGGTGGACGAGGCGGAAAAGCGCATCGACCGCATCGGCATGGAGACGCTCATGCGCTTCCATCCCGTGGCGGGCGATCTCCGGCTGGTGATCACCTCGATGAAGGTCGCCTCGAATCTGGAGCGCATCTCCGACCACGCGGTGAACATCGCCAAGCGCGCGCGCAAGATGGTCAGCCGCCCGGCCTGCGCCGAGGTCCCCTTCATCGAGCCGCTCTACGCCATGGCCGAGCAGATCCTGCGCGACGCGCTTTCGGCCTACTCCGATCGCAATGCGGAGCTGGGCGAGTCGCTGAAAGCCCGCGACAAGGAGCTCGACAAGCTTCACAAGCGCCTCATCGCCACCTTTAGCGCCCGGCTGGAAGAGGGCGGCACCGGCACCGAGGATTTCCTGCACCTCATCTTCGTCGCCCGCTCGCTGGAGCGCATCGGCGATCTGGCGGTCAATATCGGCGAGGACGCCGTCTATCTCGACTCCGCCCGCGACATCCGCCACGACAAGAACCGGACTGCCGCCGCAGACAGGCAGCCTGAGTAA
- a CDS encoding L,D-transpeptidase has translation MFRKSVAAAVLATVFTADADPLRALPVDPSEITPEEKAATPPAPAPAAVVQQCTPIAPGVVKMPEQKKNIKTDAPEVANLPTGEDAIRLQVFLDQSNFGPGIIDGKPGRFTIQAVASWNEVHGHEAHDMGPVMAAARKAVPNAFGMAIVPDVATKWVNSGLSHNRAAQAKAKRMSYRSIAEFMAERYHTDVDFILELNGSKNTWGVKTGGTLIVPNVKPFLIENVNGKRYEADPTMSERHAVVDTVKNQVRIFEGAPPALLIEEDEPVSNQPVLVKPKSAPVANRALVASFPITPGKPQFIHKGVWKMNNSVELPVWRYDQSLLDTGKRSNNALNIPPGPNSPVGIIWNGLSKPGIGLHGTSDPETIGRARSAGCIRLANWDAIRIPTLIRPGATVEIR, from the coding sequence ATGTTCCGGAAATCCGTCGCCGCCGCCGTTCTTGCCACCGTTTTCACCGCTGATGCCGATCCCCTGCGGGCTCTGCCTGTCGATCCATCGGAAATCACTCCTGAGGAAAAGGCTGCCACTCCTCCCGCCCCTGCCCCGGCAGCGGTGGTGCAGCAGTGCACCCCTATCGCGCCCGGCGTGGTGAAGATGCCGGAGCAGAAGAAGAATATCAAAACCGATGCCCCCGAGGTGGCGAATCTGCCGACGGGAGAGGATGCGATCCGCCTCCAGGTTTTCCTCGATCAATCGAATTTCGGCCCCGGCATCATCGACGGGAAGCCGGGCCGCTTCACCATTCAGGCGGTTGCTTCCTGGAACGAAGTGCATGGCCACGAGGCCCACGACATGGGCCCCGTGATGGCAGCGGCGCGCAAGGCGGTGCCGAATGCCTTTGGCATGGCGATCGTGCCGGATGTCGCCACGAAGTGGGTGAACAGCGGGCTTTCCCACAACCGAGCCGCGCAGGCAAAGGCGAAGCGCATGAGCTACCGCAGCATCGCTGAGTTCATGGCGGAGCGCTACCACACGGACGTCGATTTCATCCTCGAGCTGAATGGCTCGAAGAACACATGGGGCGTGAAGACCGGCGGCACCCTCATCGTGCCGAACGTGAAGCCCTTCCTGATCGAGAACGTCAATGGCAAGCGCTACGAGGCCGATCCGACGATGTCCGAGCGCCACGCCGTGGTGGATACCGTCAAGAATCAGGTCCGCATTTTCGAGGGAGCTCCCCCTGCCCTGCTGATCGAGGAAGATGAGCCCGTCTCCAACCAGCCCGTGCTGGTGAAGCCGAAGTCGGCCCCGGTCGCGAACCGCGCGCTGGTGGCATCCTTCCCTATCACTCCGGGCAAGCCACAGTTCATCCACAAAGGCGTGTGGAAGATGAACAACAGCGTGGAGCTGCCAGTCTGGCGCTATGACCAATCGCTGCTCGATACCGGCAAGCGCTCAAACAACGCGCTTAACATCCCGCCCGGCCCGAACAGCCCGGTAGGCATCATCTGGAACGGCCTCAGCAAGCCGGGAATCGGCCTGCACGGCACCTCCGATCCGGAAACCATCGGCCGTGCCCGCAGCGCCGGATGCATCCGCCTGGCAAACTGGGACGCCATCCGCATCCCGACGCTGATCCGTCCGGGGGCGACCGTGGAGATCCGCTGA